One Astatotilapia calliptera chromosome 1, fAstCal1.2, whole genome shotgun sequence DNA segment encodes these proteins:
- the e2f8 gene encoding transcription factor E2F8 isoform X3 — protein sequence MIFDVSIASVHAEKRSPIIKSLLALGPDCLDSITYYCEDVKFPLRETHFVDLVDNQITMGPLTTPKKGREVGSVDPWTPTSNLKMLISAASPEIRNREKELCMDNDGRDSLESTQEPENGEESEKMISRKEKSLGLLCHKFLARYPDYPNPALNNDICLDDVATELNVERRRIYDIMNVLESLHMVSRSAKNRYTWHGRTKLAETLAILKQVGEEHRYSQQMQQIRQRLVEKEFDFDGEEKENEVAVVDLENGEHGQKELFFVELPGVEFKAASVNSRKDKSLRVMSQKFVMLFLVSNPRVVSLDVAAKILIGEDQAADQDKNKFKTKVRRLYDIANVLRSLKLIEKVHVAEERGRKPAFEWVGLDDFPQVIDSENTSTACPPKKKGVLEPRASADNCAKNLFSSPGTKRSFTRHPSLIKLAKSIQDDRRKINSAPSSPVKSDSSVNSDFPNKMAQLAAICKIELDQESVTGDVGLKPAAAEANTGYVLQLPTPTSVEPSRIPLQPPTQEQAVNTTANPIPHALLAAQPSGSVAYIPAQCSPLIPVLLPQQRGSGPYAVYLNPSSLRSNPLARPQPTSLAVRSMTFEDKTGQSPNGQSAAKSHTAADASPSGVKRLRSELASEGSPSKAKRSDPTFKDTSPKLCEILQARLKARRVGQLTSRPSPRALHLDPEFVNTPGGAVANQTLEQSLELLLDREEKVANSDSEAGLTPVRAVPLTPRQLHAEVEVLKELQGSEDDLLVGVHLLIFFCSTLPIQTLIPAGYLIPISQQSLISYKEVQSSGAESNKISPPNIYQTPTAGSRPAPAQEITPTNLRLQRPANAASPQATQQAHRLNSPSPAILNFTLQNLGLISSSSPGSAFATPQTPERANTLTSPLPSPLTLQQRAMVFIKPLSPVHIQQTVSPHQVALIGVQQPLMATPKGSGVPQHSFFHTPVSLSPLAAVVNTAGQSSTKTVHIPQRKLDVTTDES from the exons ATGATTTTTGACGTTTCTATCGCCTCTGTGCACGCAGAGAAGCGCAGTCCCATAATAAAGTCCTTATTGGCGCTCGGACCAGACTGCCTGGACTCCATAACATACTACTGCGAAGATGTCAAGTTTCCTTTGAGAGAGACACATTTCGTGGATTTAG TGGACAACCAGATCACGATGGGTCCCCTCACCACACCTAAAAAAGGGAGGGAAGTTGGTTCAGTTGATCCCTGGACACCGACCTCCAACCTCAAAATGCTCATCAGCGCTGCTAGTCCTGAGATCAGAAACCGAGAAAAGGAGCTCTGTATGGACAACGATGGGCGGGATAGTCTTGAATCTACACAg GAGCCTGAAAATGGAGAAGAGTCAGAGAAAATGATTAGCAGAAAAGAGAAGAGTCTGGGGCTTCTGTGTCACAAGTTCCTTGCACGTTATCCAGATTACCCAAACCCAGCCCTCAACAATGACATCTGCCTGGATGATGTGGCCACTGAGCTCA ATGTGGAGCGCCGACGCATTTATGACATCATGAACGTGCTGGAGAGTCTTCACATGGTGAGCCGCTCTGCAAAGAACCGCTACACCTGGCACGGCCGAACCAAATTGGCTGAGACTCTGGCCATTCTGAAGCAGGTGGGCGAGGAACACCGGTACAGCCAGCAGATGCAGCAGATCCGCCAGCGCCTTGTGGAAAAGGAGTTTGACTTTGAcggggaggagaaggagaacGAGGTGGCGGTGGTGGACTTGGAGAACGGAGAACACGGACAGAAAGAGCTCTTCTTTGTGGAGCTGCCAGGAGTGGAGTTCAAAGCAG CCTCTGTCAACAGTAGGAAAGACAAATCTCTGCGTGTGATGAGCCAAAAGTTTGTCATGCTCTTTCTGGTGTCTAATCCTCGTGTGGTCAGTCTGGACGTGGCTGCAAAGATCCTGATTGGAGAGGACCAGGCAGCAGATCAAGACAAGAACAAGTTCAAGA ccaAAGTGCGGCGGCTGTACGACATAGCTAATGTGCTACGAAGCCTGAAGCTCATTGAGAAAGTTCACGTGGCAGAAGAAAGGGGGAGGAAACCGGCGTTCGAATGGGTCGGCCTTGATGATTTCCCACAAGTCATAG ACTCGGAGAACACCTCAACCGCATGCCCACCCAAGAAGAAAGGCGTACTTGAACCACGTGCGTCTGCCGACAACTGTGCCAAAAATCTCTTCTCGTCACCGGGGACCAAACGCAGCTTCACTCGCCACCCGTCCCTCATAAAGCTCGCCAAGAGCATTCAGGATGATCGACGCAAGATCAACTCGGCCCCCAGCAGTCCTGTCAAGA GTGATTCCTCAGTGAACAGTGACTTCCCAAACAAAATGGCCCAGCTTGCTGCTATTTGTAAGATTGAACTCGACCAGGAGTCAGT GACTGGAGATGTAGGCCTAaagcctgctgctgcagaggcaAACACAGGTTACGTGTTACAGCTTCCCACTCCTACTTCAGTGGAACCATCTCGTATACCGTTACAACCTCCAACTCAGGAGCAGGCAGTCAATACTACTGCCAACCCGATCCCACACGCCCTGCTGGCAGCACAGCCATCAGGGTCTGTTGCCTACATCCCCGCGCAGTGTTCGCCCCTGATCCCTGTACTGTTACCTCAGCAGCGAGGGAGCGGGCCCTACGCCGTGTATTTGAACCCTTCTTCGCTCAGGTCAAACCCTCTGGCCAGGCCGCAGCCAACTAGCCTGGCAGTGCGCTCTATGACTTTTGAAGATAAGACTGGGCAGAGCCCAAATGGCCAGTCGGCAGCTAAGAGCCACACAGCTGCCGATGCAAGTCCCTCGGGGGTCAAAAGGCTGCGTTCAGAGTTGGCATCCGAGGGCAGCCCCTCTAAAGCTAAGAGGTCTGACCCCACCTTTAAG GACACCTCGCCAAAGCTCTGTGAGATCCTGCAGGCCCGCCTAAAGGCCCGTCGTGTCGGTCAGCTCACCAGTCGGCCCTCGCCTCGCGCCCTCCACCTGGACCCAGAGTTTGTCAACACCCCCGGCGGGGCTGTAGCCAATCAGACATTAGAGCAGAGTTTGGAACTCCTACTGGACAGAGAAGAGAAGGTGGCAAATTCTGACAGCGAGGCGGGATTAACACCGGTCAGGGCTGTTCCCCTCACACCCAGACAGCTTCATGCTGAGGTAGAAGTGCTAAAAGAACTTCAAGGATCAGAGGATGATCTGTTAGTAGGTGTTCatttgttgattttcttttgttctacTCTACCTATCCAGACTTTAATCCCAGCTGGATACTTGATCCCAATCTCCCAGCAGTCCCTCATCAGCTACAAGGAAGTTCAAAGTTCAGGAGCAGAAAGCAACAAGATCTCACCTCCCAACATCTACCAAACACCAACTGCag GCTCCAGACCTGCCCCAGCCCAGGAGATTACGCCCACCAACCTTCGGCTTCAAAGACCCGCTAACGCAGCCTCTCCACAGGCCACCCAGCAAGCCCACCGCCTCAACAGTCCCAGTCCTGCCATCTTAAACTTCACCCTGCAGAACCTCGGTCTGATCTCCAGCTCCAGCCCAGGAAGTGCATTTGCTACACCTCAGACTCCAGAGCGTGCCAACACCCTGACCAGTCCATTGCCGAGCCCCCTGACTCTGCAGCAGAGGGCCATGGTTTTCATCAAACCTCTGTCCCCTGTGCACATTCAGCAGACTGTATCCCCACATCAAGTGGCCCTGATCGGTGTACAGCAG CCCCTGATGGCCACCCCTAAAGGGAGCGGGGTCCCCCAGCACAGCTTCTTTCACACACCGGTCTCCCTTTCGCCTCTGGCTGCTGTAGTAAACACTGCCGGACAATCATCCACCAAAACTGTACACATCCCTCAAAGAAAGCTGGACGTT
- the e2f8 gene encoding transcription factor E2F8 isoform X1 has translation MGPLTTPKKGREVGSVDPWTPTSNLKMLISAASPEIRNREKELCMDNDGRDSLESTQEPENGEESEKMISRKEKSLGLLCHKFLARYPDYPNPALNNDICLDDVATELNVERRRIYDIMNVLESLHMVSRSAKNRYTWHGRTKLAETLAILKQVGEEHRYSQQMQQIRQRLVEKEFDFDGEEKENEVAVVDLENGEHGQKELFFVELPGVEFKAASVNSRKDKSLRVMSQKFVMLFLVSNPRVVSLDVAAKILIGEDQAADQDKNKFKTKVRRLYDIANVLRSLKLIEKVHVAEERGRKPAFEWVGLDDFPQVIDSENTSTACPPKKKGVLEPRASADNCAKNLFSSPGTKRSFTRHPSLIKLAKSIQDDRRKINSAPSSPVKSDSSVNSDFPNKMAQLAAICKIELDQESVTGDVGLKPAAAEANTGYVLQLPTPTSVEPSRIPLQPPTQEQAVNTTANPIPHALLAAQPSGSVAYIPAQCSPLIPVLLPQQRGSGPYAVYLNPSSLRSNPLARPQPTSLAVRSMTFEDKTGQSPNGQSAAKSHTAADASPSGVKRLRSELASEGSPSKAKRSDPTFKDTSPKLCEILQARLKARRVGQLTSRPSPRALHLDPEFVNTPGGAVANQTLEQSLELLLDREEKVANSDSEAGLTPVRAVPLTPRQLHAEVEVLKELQGSEDDLLVGVHLLIFFCSTLPIQTLIPAGYLIPISQQSLISYKEVQSSGAESNKISPPNIYQTPTAGSRPAPAQEITPTNLRLQRPANAASPQATQQAHRLNSPSPAILNFTLQNLGLISSSSPGSAFATPQTPERANTLTSPLPSPLTLQQRAMVFIKPLSPVHIQQTVSPHQVALIGVQQPLMATPKGSGVPQHSFFHTPVSLSPLAAVVNTAGQSSTKTVHIPQRKLDVTTDES, from the exons ATGGGTCCCCTCACCACACCTAAAAAAGGGAGGGAAGTTGGTTCAGTTGATCCCTGGACACCGACCTCCAACCTCAAAATGCTCATCAGCGCTGCTAGTCCTGAGATCAGAAACCGAGAAAAGGAGCTCTGTATGGACAACGATGGGCGGGATAGTCTTGAATCTACACAg GAGCCTGAAAATGGAGAAGAGTCAGAGAAAATGATTAGCAGAAAAGAGAAGAGTCTGGGGCTTCTGTGTCACAAGTTCCTTGCACGTTATCCAGATTACCCAAACCCAGCCCTCAACAATGACATCTGCCTGGATGATGTGGCCACTGAGCTCA ATGTGGAGCGCCGACGCATTTATGACATCATGAACGTGCTGGAGAGTCTTCACATGGTGAGCCGCTCTGCAAAGAACCGCTACACCTGGCACGGCCGAACCAAATTGGCTGAGACTCTGGCCATTCTGAAGCAGGTGGGCGAGGAACACCGGTACAGCCAGCAGATGCAGCAGATCCGCCAGCGCCTTGTGGAAAAGGAGTTTGACTTTGAcggggaggagaaggagaacGAGGTGGCGGTGGTGGACTTGGAGAACGGAGAACACGGACAGAAAGAGCTCTTCTTTGTGGAGCTGCCAGGAGTGGAGTTCAAAGCAG CCTCTGTCAACAGTAGGAAAGACAAATCTCTGCGTGTGATGAGCCAAAAGTTTGTCATGCTCTTTCTGGTGTCTAATCCTCGTGTGGTCAGTCTGGACGTGGCTGCAAAGATCCTGATTGGAGAGGACCAGGCAGCAGATCAAGACAAGAACAAGTTCAAGA ccaAAGTGCGGCGGCTGTACGACATAGCTAATGTGCTACGAAGCCTGAAGCTCATTGAGAAAGTTCACGTGGCAGAAGAAAGGGGGAGGAAACCGGCGTTCGAATGGGTCGGCCTTGATGATTTCCCACAAGTCATAG ACTCGGAGAACACCTCAACCGCATGCCCACCCAAGAAGAAAGGCGTACTTGAACCACGTGCGTCTGCCGACAACTGTGCCAAAAATCTCTTCTCGTCACCGGGGACCAAACGCAGCTTCACTCGCCACCCGTCCCTCATAAAGCTCGCCAAGAGCATTCAGGATGATCGACGCAAGATCAACTCGGCCCCCAGCAGTCCTGTCAAGA GTGATTCCTCAGTGAACAGTGACTTCCCAAACAAAATGGCCCAGCTTGCTGCTATTTGTAAGATTGAACTCGACCAGGAGTCAGT GACTGGAGATGTAGGCCTAaagcctgctgctgcagaggcaAACACAGGTTACGTGTTACAGCTTCCCACTCCTACTTCAGTGGAACCATCTCGTATACCGTTACAACCTCCAACTCAGGAGCAGGCAGTCAATACTACTGCCAACCCGATCCCACACGCCCTGCTGGCAGCACAGCCATCAGGGTCTGTTGCCTACATCCCCGCGCAGTGTTCGCCCCTGATCCCTGTACTGTTACCTCAGCAGCGAGGGAGCGGGCCCTACGCCGTGTATTTGAACCCTTCTTCGCTCAGGTCAAACCCTCTGGCCAGGCCGCAGCCAACTAGCCTGGCAGTGCGCTCTATGACTTTTGAAGATAAGACTGGGCAGAGCCCAAATGGCCAGTCGGCAGCTAAGAGCCACACAGCTGCCGATGCAAGTCCCTCGGGGGTCAAAAGGCTGCGTTCAGAGTTGGCATCCGAGGGCAGCCCCTCTAAAGCTAAGAGGTCTGACCCCACCTTTAAG GACACCTCGCCAAAGCTCTGTGAGATCCTGCAGGCCCGCCTAAAGGCCCGTCGTGTCGGTCAGCTCACCAGTCGGCCCTCGCCTCGCGCCCTCCACCTGGACCCAGAGTTTGTCAACACCCCCGGCGGGGCTGTAGCCAATCAGACATTAGAGCAGAGTTTGGAACTCCTACTGGACAGAGAAGAGAAGGTGGCAAATTCTGACAGCGAGGCGGGATTAACACCGGTCAGGGCTGTTCCCCTCACACCCAGACAGCTTCATGCTGAGGTAGAAGTGCTAAAAGAACTTCAAGGATCAGAGGATGATCTGTTAGTAGGTGTTCatttgttgattttcttttgttctacTCTACCTATCCAGACTTTAATCCCAGCTGGATACTTGATCCCAATCTCCCAGCAGTCCCTCATCAGCTACAAGGAAGTTCAAAGTTCAGGAGCAGAAAGCAACAAGATCTCACCTCCCAACATCTACCAAACACCAACTGCag GCTCCAGACCTGCCCCAGCCCAGGAGATTACGCCCACCAACCTTCGGCTTCAAAGACCCGCTAACGCAGCCTCTCCACAGGCCACCCAGCAAGCCCACCGCCTCAACAGTCCCAGTCCTGCCATCTTAAACTTCACCCTGCAGAACCTCGGTCTGATCTCCAGCTCCAGCCCAGGAAGTGCATTTGCTACACCTCAGACTCCAGAGCGTGCCAACACCCTGACCAGTCCATTGCCGAGCCCCCTGACTCTGCAGCAGAGGGCCATGGTTTTCATCAAACCTCTGTCCCCTGTGCACATTCAGCAGACTGTATCCCCACATCAAGTGGCCCTGATCGGTGTACAGCAG CCCCTGATGGCCACCCCTAAAGGGAGCGGGGTCCCCCAGCACAGCTTCTTTCACACACCGGTCTCCCTTTCGCCTCTGGCTGCTGTAGTAAACACTGCCGGACAATCATCCACCAAAACTGTACACATCCCTCAAAGAAAGCTGGACGTT
- the e2f8 gene encoding transcription factor E2F8 isoform X2 — translation MGPLTTPKKGREVGSVDPWTPTSNLKMLISAASPEIRNREKELCMDNDGRDSLESTQEPENGEESEKMISRKEKSLGLLCHKFLARYPDYPNPALNNDICLDDVATELNVERRRIYDIMNVLESLHMVSRSAKNRYTWHGRTKLAETLAILKQVGEEHRYSQQMQQIRQRLVEKEFDFDGEEKENEVAVVDLENGEHGQKELFFVELPGVEFKAASVNSRKDKSLRVMSQKFVMLFLVSNPRVVSLDVAAKILIGEDQAADQDKNKFKTKVRRLYDIANVLRSLKLIEKVHVAEERGRKPAFEWVGLDDFPQVIDSENTSTACPPKKKGVLEPRASADNCAKNLFSSPGTKRSFTRHPSLIKLAKSIQDDRRKINSAPSSPVKSDSSVNSDFPNKMAQLAAICKIELDQESVTGDVGLKPAAAEANTGYVLQLPTPTSVEPSRIPLQPPTQEQAVNTTANPIPHALLAAQPSGSVAYIPAQCSPLIPVLLPQQRGSGPYAVYLNPSSLRSNPLARPQPTSLAVRSMTFEDKTGQSPNGQSAAKSHTAADASPSGVKRLRSELASEGSPSKAKRSDPTFKDTSPKLCEILQARLKARRVGQLTSRPSPRALHLDPEFVNTPGGAVANQTLEQSLELLLDREEKVANSDSEAGLTPVRAVPLTPRQLHAETLIPAGYLIPISQQSLISYKEVQSSGAESNKISPPNIYQTPTAGSRPAPAQEITPTNLRLQRPANAASPQATQQAHRLNSPSPAILNFTLQNLGLISSSSPGSAFATPQTPERANTLTSPLPSPLTLQQRAMVFIKPLSPVHIQQTVSPHQVALIGVQQPLMATPKGSGVPQHSFFHTPVSLSPLAAVVNTAGQSSTKTVHIPQRKLDVTTDES, via the exons ATGGGTCCCCTCACCACACCTAAAAAAGGGAGGGAAGTTGGTTCAGTTGATCCCTGGACACCGACCTCCAACCTCAAAATGCTCATCAGCGCTGCTAGTCCTGAGATCAGAAACCGAGAAAAGGAGCTCTGTATGGACAACGATGGGCGGGATAGTCTTGAATCTACACAg GAGCCTGAAAATGGAGAAGAGTCAGAGAAAATGATTAGCAGAAAAGAGAAGAGTCTGGGGCTTCTGTGTCACAAGTTCCTTGCACGTTATCCAGATTACCCAAACCCAGCCCTCAACAATGACATCTGCCTGGATGATGTGGCCACTGAGCTCA ATGTGGAGCGCCGACGCATTTATGACATCATGAACGTGCTGGAGAGTCTTCACATGGTGAGCCGCTCTGCAAAGAACCGCTACACCTGGCACGGCCGAACCAAATTGGCTGAGACTCTGGCCATTCTGAAGCAGGTGGGCGAGGAACACCGGTACAGCCAGCAGATGCAGCAGATCCGCCAGCGCCTTGTGGAAAAGGAGTTTGACTTTGAcggggaggagaaggagaacGAGGTGGCGGTGGTGGACTTGGAGAACGGAGAACACGGACAGAAAGAGCTCTTCTTTGTGGAGCTGCCAGGAGTGGAGTTCAAAGCAG CCTCTGTCAACAGTAGGAAAGACAAATCTCTGCGTGTGATGAGCCAAAAGTTTGTCATGCTCTTTCTGGTGTCTAATCCTCGTGTGGTCAGTCTGGACGTGGCTGCAAAGATCCTGATTGGAGAGGACCAGGCAGCAGATCAAGACAAGAACAAGTTCAAGA ccaAAGTGCGGCGGCTGTACGACATAGCTAATGTGCTACGAAGCCTGAAGCTCATTGAGAAAGTTCACGTGGCAGAAGAAAGGGGGAGGAAACCGGCGTTCGAATGGGTCGGCCTTGATGATTTCCCACAAGTCATAG ACTCGGAGAACACCTCAACCGCATGCCCACCCAAGAAGAAAGGCGTACTTGAACCACGTGCGTCTGCCGACAACTGTGCCAAAAATCTCTTCTCGTCACCGGGGACCAAACGCAGCTTCACTCGCCACCCGTCCCTCATAAAGCTCGCCAAGAGCATTCAGGATGATCGACGCAAGATCAACTCGGCCCCCAGCAGTCCTGTCAAGA GTGATTCCTCAGTGAACAGTGACTTCCCAAACAAAATGGCCCAGCTTGCTGCTATTTGTAAGATTGAACTCGACCAGGAGTCAGT GACTGGAGATGTAGGCCTAaagcctgctgctgcagaggcaAACACAGGTTACGTGTTACAGCTTCCCACTCCTACTTCAGTGGAACCATCTCGTATACCGTTACAACCTCCAACTCAGGAGCAGGCAGTCAATACTACTGCCAACCCGATCCCACACGCCCTGCTGGCAGCACAGCCATCAGGGTCTGTTGCCTACATCCCCGCGCAGTGTTCGCCCCTGATCCCTGTACTGTTACCTCAGCAGCGAGGGAGCGGGCCCTACGCCGTGTATTTGAACCCTTCTTCGCTCAGGTCAAACCCTCTGGCCAGGCCGCAGCCAACTAGCCTGGCAGTGCGCTCTATGACTTTTGAAGATAAGACTGGGCAGAGCCCAAATGGCCAGTCGGCAGCTAAGAGCCACACAGCTGCCGATGCAAGTCCCTCGGGGGTCAAAAGGCTGCGTTCAGAGTTGGCATCCGAGGGCAGCCCCTCTAAAGCTAAGAGGTCTGACCCCACCTTTAAG GACACCTCGCCAAAGCTCTGTGAGATCCTGCAGGCCCGCCTAAAGGCCCGTCGTGTCGGTCAGCTCACCAGTCGGCCCTCGCCTCGCGCCCTCCACCTGGACCCAGAGTTTGTCAACACCCCCGGCGGGGCTGTAGCCAATCAGACATTAGAGCAGAGTTTGGAACTCCTACTGGACAGAGAAGAGAAGGTGGCAAATTCTGACAGCGAGGCGGGATTAACACCGGTCAGGGCTGTTCCCCTCACACCCAGACAGCTTCATGCTGAG ACTTTAATCCCAGCTGGATACTTGATCCCAATCTCCCAGCAGTCCCTCATCAGCTACAAGGAAGTTCAAAGTTCAGGAGCAGAAAGCAACAAGATCTCACCTCCCAACATCTACCAAACACCAACTGCag GCTCCAGACCTGCCCCAGCCCAGGAGATTACGCCCACCAACCTTCGGCTTCAAAGACCCGCTAACGCAGCCTCTCCACAGGCCACCCAGCAAGCCCACCGCCTCAACAGTCCCAGTCCTGCCATCTTAAACTTCACCCTGCAGAACCTCGGTCTGATCTCCAGCTCCAGCCCAGGAAGTGCATTTGCTACACCTCAGACTCCAGAGCGTGCCAACACCCTGACCAGTCCATTGCCGAGCCCCCTGACTCTGCAGCAGAGGGCCATGGTTTTCATCAAACCTCTGTCCCCTGTGCACATTCAGCAGACTGTATCCCCACATCAAGTGGCCCTGATCGGTGTACAGCAG CCCCTGATGGCCACCCCTAAAGGGAGCGGGGTCCCCCAGCACAGCTTCTTTCACACACCGGTCTCCCTTTCGCCTCTGGCTGCTGTAGTAAACACTGCCGGACAATCATCCACCAAAACTGTACACATCCCTCAAAGAAAGCTGGACGTT